The Streptomyces sp. B3I8 nucleotide sequence CAGGTGAACTCCGTGAACCCCGCGTCGCGCGCTGCCCCGGCGTACACCTCGGCTCGGGCGAACTGGGCCTCGAACTGGATGACCGGGGTGGTGTGGGCGGTGGCCCGGACCCGGGTGCCGAACGCGGATTCACCGATCGGCGCGAAGGACCATCCGTACCGCTGGGTCGGCGGTCCGCCGAAGTCGAAGGCCGGGTTCTGCGTGGCGCCGACGAAGCGCTGCCCCGGCGCCAGGTTCCTGGCCACGGAGGTCAGCATCGCGGTCATCGCCGTCGGATCGGCGGCGTAGTTGAGGAGCCAGACGCCGGTCACCAGGTCGAAGCGGCCGAGAAGGGGCAGATCCGTGGCGTCCTGAACCCGGTACTCGATGCCGAGCGGCTCCTCGCGCTCCTGCTCGCGGGCCGCCTCGACCATCGCGGCGGACACGTCGACGCCGAGGCAACCGCCGGCGCCGAGGCGGCGCAGCTCGCGCGTGTAGTAGCCGGTCCCGCAGGCGAGGTCGAGGACGCGCAGGCCGGTCACATCTCCGCAGGCGGCCAGCACGGCGGCGCGTTCCACCTCGGCCGAGGGAAGAGACTTGACGTCCTGGTAGTGGCCGCCGATCGAGTCGTAGGGGGACGAACGCTCCGTGCCCCGGCCAGGCGCAGCGGGACTGCTCATCGTGGTTCTCCCGTCTGAAGCGACAGTGCGCTGCTCCTGCGTGGTGCTGCTGGTCGAATCGGTTCCTCGCCCATCGTCGGCGATTGCCGCGAGAGCCGGCCATCGCGTCGGAGAACAGCGCCACGAAGCGCGCCTGCCTTGGTGGGGGGGGGGCTTCCTTCCGCATCATCGAGCGTGCGGGTACCGATTCCCGTCCGGTACCCGATCCGTTCCCGGCCCGCTCCGGCGGTGGCGTCCCGCCAAGTGGTCCACGGCGGCGGGGTCCAGGACTTCGCAGCCTGCTGTGGCGCGCGGTCGGGTCATGTCCCCGGGCACGCATCCCCCCGCACAGCAGAGCGGGCCCGGAGATCCAACTCCCCGGGCCCGCCCCTCGCGTGCTACGGCCGTGCCGGCGTCGTCACCCCAGGAGCTCCACCTCCGACAGGGTCGCCTCGCCGTTCAGGACCAGGCGGTAGTGGGCGTACGAGTGGGCGTGCGGGACGGAGAACGCGCGGGTCTGGCGGTCCCAGCGGAAGCTCTCGCCGGACCGCTCGTCCAGCGTCTTCCAGTGCGTGCCGTCGCTGGAGGCCTGCAGCGTCCAGCCCGTCGGGGCCTTGGTGCGGTCGGCCGGCGACGTCAGTGTGTACTGGACCGCCTTGGCGCTGTCGCCCGACAGCGGCAGGTCCACCGTCGTCGCGCTCGCCTCCGTCGCGGAGGTGTTGTCGAACAGCGCGCCCTCGCTCTTGAGGACGTCCGCGCGGGGCGTGGCCACCTTGTCGTCCTTCGTCACCGACACCGGCGCGTCGTGCTTGCCGGTGCCCCAGGACGACGGCTTCGCGCCCATGTCGAAGTCGAGCACGCCGCCGCGGGAGAGCAGCGAGTGCGGCAGGGAGGTCTTCGACCACTTCTTGCCGTTGACCCGCAGCCCCTGCACGTAGATGTTCCTCGTGCTGTTCTTCGGCGCCTTGACGACCAGGTCGTGGCCGTTCTCCAGGTGCACGGTGGCCTTCTTGAACAGCGGGGAGCCGATCGCGTACTCGCCGCTGCCCATCACCAGCGGGTAGAAGCCGAGCGCCGAGAACAGGTACCAGGCCGACTGCTCGCCGTTGTCCTCGTCGCCGTGGTAGCCCTGCCCTATGTCGCTGCCGTTGTAGAGGCGGGAGAGCACCTCGCGCACGTTCTTCTGCGTCTTGTACGGCTGCCCGGCCGCGTCGTACATGTAGGTGATGTGGTGCGCGACCTGGTTGGAGTGGCCGTACATGCCCATCCGTACGTCACGCGCCTCGATCATCTCGTGGATGACGCCGCCGTAGGAGCCCTTCAGGTCCACGGAAGCCGTCTCCGGGGTCGAGAAGAACGTGTCCAGCTTGCCGGCGAGCTTGTCCTTGCCGCCGTACAGGTTGGCCAGGCCGTGGCTGTCCTGCGGCACGGTGAAGGCGTAGCCCCAGCCGTTGGTCTCCGTGTAGTCGTAGCCCCACACGCGGGGGTCGTACTTGTCGGAGGGCACCCGCCAGTTGCCCTTCTCGTCCTTGCCCTGGAAGAACCCGGCCTTGGAGTCGAAGAGGTTGACGTAGTCGCGGGCGCGGTTGAGGAAGTACTCGGACTCCTCCTTGTAGTGCTTCTGGTGCGTCTTCTTGTACAGCGCCGCGCCCATCTGGGCGATGCCGTAGTCGTTGACGTAACCCTCCATCGCCCAGGACAGGCCCTCGCCCGTGCTGGTGCTGGTGTAGCCGAGGAAGGGCGAGGTCGTCATGCCCTTGCGGCCTACGCCGGAGGAGGGCGGGACGACGGTGGCGTTCTTCAGCGCCGCGTCGTACGCCGACTCGGCGTCCATCTTCACGCCCTTGACGTACGCGTCGGCGAACGCCACGTCCGAGGACGTGCCGGTCATCAGGTCCGCGTAGCCGGGAGAGGACCAGCGGGAGGTCCAGCCGCCGTCCTTGTACTGCTGGACGAAGCCGTCGACCATCTCACCGGCCTGGGAGGGCGTCAGGAACGAGTACGCCGGCCAGGTGGTGCGGTAGGTGTCCCAGAACCCGTTGTTGACGTACACCTTGCCGTCGACGATCTTGGCGCCGGTGTGCGTCGGGGTGTTCTCGCCGGTCGCCTTGGAGAACGGGGAGGCGTACTGGTACTTGCCGTCCACCTTCTCGAAGCCCGAGTTGGGGTACAGGTACAGCCGGTAGAGCGAGGAGTACAGCGTGGTCAGCTGGTCGGAGGTGGCACCCTCGACCTCGACCTTGCCGAGGATCTTGTCCCACGCCTGCTGGGCGCCGCGCTTGACCGAGTCGAAGGACCTGCTGTCCGGCAGCTCCCGCGACAGGTTGTCCTTGGCCTGGTCCACGCTGATCAGCGAGGTCGCCAGGCGCAGGGTGACGGCGTGGTCGTGGCCCGCGTCGAAGCGCAGGTAGCCCGTGACGCCGGAGGACGAGCCGTCCTTGACCGCCGAGTCGAACCTGCCGTAGAGGAACAGCCGGGTGGCGCCCGCCGAACCGCCGGACTTCACGTCCGAGTAGCCGGTGATGACGCCGTTCTCCTTGTCCAGGGTGAGGCCGCCCTCGTCCCGGATGTTGTCGAAGACGACGCTCGCGTCGTCACCGGGGTAGGTGAAGCGCATGGCCGCCGCGTGGTCGGTCGGCGCCATCTCCGCCTTGATGCCGTTCTCGAAGGTCACGCCGTAGTAGTACGGGCGGGCGGTCTCCTTCTCGTGGCGGAAGGGGAGCTGCCGGGCCGTCTTGCCGGTGTCCGGCGTGCCGGAGGCGGCCGACGGCATCACCTGGAAGGTCTGCCGGTCACCCATCCACGGGCTGGGCTCGTGGCTGGCGCTGAACGCCTGGATGGTCGGCAGGTTGTCGTCGTTGTTGCCGCGGGAGTAGTCGTAGAGCCAGTTCTCCACGCTCGCGTTGGTCACCGGCGTCCAGAAGTTGAAGCCGTGCGGGACCGCCGCGGCCGGGAACGTGTTGCCGCGCGAGAAGCTGCCGGTGGAGTTGGTGCCGCGGGTGGTCAGCGCGTAGTCCGACAGGTGCGCCTTGGGCCGCTCGGGCGCCGCGACCTTCAGCGACACGTCGTCCACCCAGCCGCGGAACTTCGCCGGACCCTTGGGGGAGTCGTAGGCCACCAGTATCCGGTCCACGGTCTTCCCGGCGGCCACCGAGCCGATCGAGGAGAGCACGTCGTTCCACTGGTTGACGTAGAGGACCTTGGCGTCGCCCTGCCCGCGCGGGGTCAGCGGGAAGCCGTGCTCGTCCACCGCCCCCAGTTGGCTGAGGTAGGTGCCGTCGGTGAAGGCGAGGTCGACGGAGACGTTGGTGGCGTCGTAGTCGAGGTCACCGGAGGCCATCGCGGGGAAGATCCGGTACGACAACTGCGTGTTCCGCTCGACGCGCACATTGACGTCGAACACCTTGTTGTACGAATATGCCCGGCCGTCCGCCTTGTGCCGGCCGGCGTAGCGCAGCGCCCGCTTGCCGGTGAAGCCCGCGCCGGACTTTGCGGTCGGTGATCCGGTGGGGCCCTGGTCCACGAGGCTCAGCATGTCCTCGGGCGTGGTGGCGACGTGCCCGTCGGAGAACTGCACGTCGGCGAGTTGGAGGATGTCCGCGCCGTGGTTCTTGGTGATGTCCAGCCGGAAGTGCTGGTACTCGGCCGGCTCGGCCAGGTCGTAGGTGTTGGTCGTCTGCCGGTCGGCGAAGGACTGACCCGTGCGCGTGTCGATCGTCTTCCAGTCCTTGCCGTCCGTGGAACCCTTCAGGGTCCAGTCGGCCGGGTCGCGTTCGACGACGTCGTTGGCGGAGGTGAGGGCGTAGGTGGTCAGCTTGACCGGGGCGTCCAGGTCGAACTCGACCCAGCCGGTGTTCTCGAAGGTGAGCCACTTGGTGGTCGGCTCGCTGTCGACGAGGTTCTCCTTGACCTCGCCGCCCTGCGTGTTCTCGGCGCTGGCCCGCACGCTGGAGACGTGGTCGGTGACGCTGCCGGGAATGCCGGTGCTGTATCCGCCGTCGACGCCCGAGGAGCGCTTGGCGCCGCCGGCCGTCGTGTCGACGGTGTTGACCCATGTGGGGGCCGGATCCCCCGACTCGAAGGAGGAACTGAACTCCCGGTCGGCCTTCGCCGCTTGTGCGG carries:
- a CDS encoding class I SAM-dependent methyltransferase, with the protein product MSSPAAPGRGTERSSPYDSIGGHYQDVKSLPSAEVERAAVLAACGDVTGLRVLDLACGTGYYTRELRRLGAGGCLGVDVSAAMVEAAREQEREEPLGIEYRVQDATDLPLLGRFDLVTGVWLLNYAADPTAMTAMLTSVARNLAPGQRFVGATQNPAFDFGGPPTQRYGWSFAPIGESAFGTRVRATAHTTPVIQFEAQFARAEVYAGAARDAGFTEFTWLPLTVPEDAVRRRDQGFWDDFLANPFLGVFSARLGL
- a CDS encoding GH92 family glycosyl hydrolase — translated: MRYRARHRWGPSAVVAATAFALVVASQGAAVARPAQAAKADREFSSSFESGDPAPTWVNTVDTTAGGAKRSSGVDGGYSTGIPGSVTDHVSSVRASAENTQGGEVKENLVDSEPTTKWLTFENTGWVEFDLDAPVKLTTYALTSANDVVERDPADWTLKGSTDGKDWKTIDTRTGQSFADRQTTNTYDLAEPAEYQHFRLDITKNHGADILQLADVQFSDGHVATTPEDMLSLVDQGPTGSPTAKSGAGFTGKRALRYAGRHKADGRAYSYNKVFDVNVRVERNTQLSYRIFPAMASGDLDYDATNVSVDLAFTDGTYLSQLGAVDEHGFPLTPRGQGDAKVLYVNQWNDVLSSIGSVAAGKTVDRILVAYDSPKGPAKFRGWVDDVSLKVAAPERPKAHLSDYALTTRGTNSTGSFSRGNTFPAAAVPHGFNFWTPVTNASVENWLYDYSRGNNDDNLPTIQAFSASHEPSPWMGDRQTFQVMPSAASGTPDTGKTARQLPFRHEKETARPYYYGVTFENGIKAEMAPTDHAAAMRFTYPGDDASVVFDNIRDEGGLTLDKENGVITGYSDVKSGGSAGATRLFLYGRFDSAVKDGSSSGVTGYLRFDAGHDHAVTLRLATSLISVDQAKDNLSRELPDSRSFDSVKRGAQQAWDKILGKVEVEGATSDQLTTLYSSLYRLYLYPNSGFEKVDGKYQYASPFSKATGENTPTHTGAKIVDGKVYVNNGFWDTYRTTWPAYSFLTPSQAGEMVDGFVQQYKDGGWTSRWSSPGYADLMTGTSSDVAFADAYVKGVKMDAESAYDAALKNATVVPPSSGVGRKGMTTSPFLGYTSTSTGEGLSWAMEGYVNDYGIAQMGAALYKKTHQKHYKEESEYFLNRARDYVNLFDSKAGFFQGKDEKGNWRVPSDKYDPRVWGYDYTETNGWGYAFTVPQDSHGLANLYGGKDKLAGKLDTFFSTPETASVDLKGSYGGVIHEMIEARDVRMGMYGHSNQVAHHITYMYDAAGQPYKTQKNVREVLSRLYNGSDIGQGYHGDEDNGEQSAWYLFSALGFYPLVMGSGEYAIGSPLFKKATVHLENGHDLVVKAPKNSTRNIYVQGLRVNGKKWSKTSLPHSLLSRGGVLDFDMGAKPSSWGTGKHDAPVSVTKDDKVATPRADVLKSEGALFDNTSATEASATTVDLPLSGDSAKAVQYTLTSPADRTKAPTGWTLQASSDGTHWKTLDERSGESFRWDRQTRAFSVPHAHSYAHYRLVLNGEATLSEVELLG